A single bacterium DNA region contains:
- a CDS encoding acyltransferase, producing the protein MSYPVNDKQIIRNCKIGEGTKIWNFVNMYECEVGRDSMIGTFVELQNGVKVGDRTRVQSHTFVCELVTIGDDVFVGHGVMFINDTMPPQPEKEKWKSTTIEDRASIGSNVTLLPVRIGHDAVVGAGSVVTKDVPPGAVVAGNPARILRFKEGFGPRS; encoded by the coding sequence TGAACGACAAGCAGATCATCCGCAACTGCAAGATCGGCGAAGGCACCAAGATCTGGAACTTCGTCAACATGTACGAGTGCGAGGTGGGTCGCGACAGCATGATCGGCACCTTCGTCGAGCTGCAGAACGGCGTCAAGGTGGGGGACCGCACGCGCGTCCAGAGCCACACCTTCGTCTGCGAGCTGGTGACCATCGGCGACGACGTGTTCGTCGGCCACGGCGTCATGTTCATCAACGACACGATGCCGCCGCAGCCCGAGAAGGAGAAGTGGAAGTCCACGACCATCGAGGACCGCGCCTCGATCGGCAGCAACGTGACCCTGCTGCCGGTGCGCATCGGCCACGACGCGGTGGTCGGCGCGGGCTCCGTGGTGACCAAGGACGTGCCGCCGGGAGCGGTCGTCGCCGGCAACCCCGCCCGCATCCTGCGCTTCAAGGAAGGCTTCGGGCCCCGGTCCTGA